From the Mahella australiensis 50-1 BON genome, the window AAATAGCTCTCCCTGGTACGCATAGACACCCACGGCGCCCGTATTATGCTATCTTTAAGGTCGCGCAAGTTCAGCGGTATCCAAGGCGCCATATATGGTATGCCGAAACTTTTTAAGATAGACAGATGGCTGACTATCATCATCACAGTCAATATGATGCCATATAATCCTAGGGTTGTAGCCAAAATCATTAAAATAAAGCGCAATATACGAAAACTTATGGCAAGATCATAGCTCGGTATAGCAAAATTGGCTATGGCAGTCAATGCTACCACCACCACCATAGCCGGGCTCACTATATTGGCTCCCACTGCTGCCTGGCCTATGATAATAGCACCAACTACGCCTATGGTTTGTCCCATGGCACCGGGCAGGCGCATGCCGGCCTCGCGCAGCAATTCCAGTGAACCCTCCATTATAAAGGCCTCTATAAAAGCCGGAAAGGGCAATCCCTCCCGGCCTGCTGCCATAGATAAAGCCAGCGACGTCGGTATCATTTCTGGATGATAGGAAAGCATAGCAATGTAAAGCGATGGTAATAGTAGAGCTACGATAGTCCCTATAAAACGTGTAAAACGTATTAAGCTGCTTATAAGCCAGCGCTGATAGTAATCATCGGGTGCCTGCATGAAACTATTCAGCGTCGTAGGCAGCAGCAGTACGAATGGCGTGTTGTCGACCGCAATGCATACCTTGCCCCCCATCAGCGCAGCGGCCGCTTTATCCGGCCGTTCTGTGGTTTGGATCTGCGGAAACGGCGAGATCCAATCGTCCTCTATAAGATGTTCTATTAAGGCGCTACCTACGACGCTGTCGACATCTATGCCATCTAAGCGCTTATTAAGCTCATCGAGCACATTAACGTTAACGATGCTCTCTATATACATCACCGCCACATCAGTTTTGCTGCGGCGACCGATATGATAGGTCTTGAGCTTAAGCCTAGGATCACGTATATATCGCCGCACCAGCATTGTGTTTATGCGCAAAGTCTCGGTAAAAGCATCTTTTGGACCGCGCACGGTGGGTTCGACAGCAGGGTCGCTCACCTGGCGATGTTCCCAACCTTTAACTTCTACTATGACACACCTGGCTATACCATCTATAAATATAACTGTACTACCGCTCATGATATTAAAGACTATACCATCCATGTCATCGCCTTCTCTCACGCTTGCTGCCGATATCACGGCTTCTTTGGCATAGCAAAAGGCATCATCCGCACCTTCTATTTCAATGTCAGCCATGCGCGATTCCAATGTTAATGGCTTGATTATATAGTTATCGATAAAGTCCGTATTGACCAGACCGTCTAAAAATACCAGTTCGGCTTTCATCTTGCCTGCTATCCTGAAAGAACGGTACACTATGTCGTCGCAGTCCTTGAGTATGGTCTGCATCATTTTTACATTTTTATCCAGTTTTTTATCAAGCTTAATGCCATGATACGATCCATCGGCTGATGCAATGTTGTCGTCGGGATCTTTCCCAAGCACAAAATCTTTTAATCTATGATATATGGTAGACAAATGCATATAAAAAACCTCCGCTACAGATAGCAAACTTTAGGTTAAGTATCTGCAAACGGAGGGTATATTATTCTTGACCGATCAACCATTCGAATTCATTTTCATCTATGACTTTCACACCGAGCTGGAGCGCCTTATCCAATTTGCTGCCGGGACCATCTCCGGCTATAACATAGTCGGTTTTTTTACTGACGCTGCCTGTTACCTTACCTCCCAAGCCTTCGATAATTTCGGTAGCCTGTTCACGCGTATATTTGGAAAGCGTACCAGTCAACACAAATGTAAGGCCGGCCAACGGGGCATTGCCCTTTTGCTTTTTATCGGCCGTCAAGCGTACGCCGGCCGTTTCTAAACGCTTTATCAGATCTTTGGTCTGCTCCTGCTTAAAAAAAGTCACAACGCTCTCGGCGATCTTAGGTCCTATCTCCGGTATGGCAGTAAGCTGTGCCTGGTCAGCCTTCATAAGCTCATATATATCGCCAAATCGTTCCGCCAATATAGATGCGGCTCTTGTGCCAACCAGCGGTATACCCAAAGCGTATAGTAGTCGCGCCAATCCTCTATCCTTGCTGGCTTGTATGGCATTTATAAGATTTTGGGCTGATTTAGGCCCCATGCGCTCCAATTTTACGAGATCCTCATACTTCAGATAGTATATATCGGCTTCATCGCGTATGAGTTTTTTATTCAAAAGCTGCCGGACAACAGCAGGTCCAAGTCCCTCTATATCCATAGCGTCGCGCGATGCAAAGTGTATAAGCCCGCGCTCTACCTGGGCAGGGCATGACACTCCTGTGCATCTTCTGGCCGCTTCTCCGTCGATACGTACTGCATCGGCACCGCACACAGGGCATTTGTCGGGCATTTCAAATATACGCTCGTCACCGGTACGCTTCTCTTTTATAACCGATACCACTTCGGGAATGATATCGCCGGCCTTTTGCACAAGCACATGATCGCCTATGCGTATGTCCTTTTCTTTTATATAATCTTCGTTATGCAGCGTGGCTCTGGAAACGGTGGTGCCAGCTAGTCTGACCGGCTCCAATACGGCTGTCGGCGTAAGCACACCCGTTCGTCCGACCTGCACGACTATATGCTTTATAATCGACTCCTTGCGCTCAGCCGGAAATTTATAAGCTACTGCCCAGCGCGGTGTCTTGGATGTGTTACCCAGTATCTCTCGTTGGCGCAAGCTGTTCACCTTTATCACAAGACCATCGATCTCATATGGCAGCTCATACCGCTTGCCCTCCCATAAACGGCATTGTTCTATGGCCTCATCTATGGTATCGCACGGTATTAGGTACGGCATGATCTTAAATCCTTGTTCTTTGAGAAACATCAGGCTTTCGACATGTGTCTCAAAGGCATATCCCTCTATACGCTGCAGGTTGAATACAAATATGTCAAGATGGCGCTGTGCCGTAATAGCCGGGTCGAGTTGGCGTACCGAACCGGCTGCGGCGTTGCGCGGATTGGCGAATAGGGGTAAGCCATCCTTTTCTCTCTGCTCATTAAGTTTGTAGAAGTACTTCTTAGGCATAAAGACTTCGCCGCGGACTTCTACATTTATGGGCATCTTCAGGCGCAACGGTATCGAACGTATCGTCCTTAAATTGGCTGTAACATCCTCTCCGACAAATCCATCACCGCGCGTAGCACCGCGGATAAACAGACCGTCCTGATATGTAAGCGCTACCGATAGGCCGTCTATTTTGACCTCCAGCACGTACTGTACGTCCTCATTTAGCGCTGCACGCACTCGCCTGTCAAAGTCTCTGATCTCACTTTCGGAAAATACATCGTTCAAGCTGAGCAGTGGCACGCTATGAACTACCGGCTGGAATTGGCCGGACACCTGACCACCTACCCTCTGTGTAGGTGAATCAGGTGTTATAATCTCTGGATATTTGGACTCCAGTTGCTCCAATTCGCGCATCAGGGCATCGTATTCGGCATCAGATATTTCGGGACTATCGAGTACATAATACATATAATTATGATGTTCTATAATCTGCCTCAGTTCATTCACGCGTTGTATTACATCTTCTGTAACAGCCATATTTCACCTCGTCATGTTATATCGGTTCTATCGGTGCATATTTTACCAATAATTGCTTTACACCACCTTTGGGGAACGCCACTTTGAGCTCTATATCCTCGCCGCTACCTTTCACCTCCACTATAGTGCCTACACCGAATCGCGGATGTTTTATCTTCTCCCCCAATTTATAAAATACTTTAGCATCAGCATCGCTCCGATCATGTATTTTGGTAACAGCTATGGAATCCTTGCCTTCAATCGCCTGGCCTACCCCTTCGAGCAATTCCTGCGGTATCTCATCGAGGAATCGTGACGGTATGCCATCCATTATATTACCGAATATCATGCGCTGCCTGGCATATGTCATGTAAAGCTGCTGCCTGGCACGCGTTATAGCTACGTAGCACAGCCGCCTTTCTTCTTCCATCTGGCTTTCCTCGTTAAATGCGCGGCCACTCGGAAAGAGCCCTTCTTCCATACCCGATATAAATACCACAGGGAATTCAAGTCCTTTAGCACCGTGGATGGTCATAAGAACGACAGCATCGCCATCTTCCGACAGTTCATCGGTACCAGATATAAGCGCTACATTTTCCAAAAAAGCCTCCAATGTCGGTTCATCGGCCGAATTTTCAAATTCTTTAACTGCCGACACCAGCTGCCCTATATTATCTATACGCGCTTTGGCCTCATCGGTATCCTCTGCTTCCAATGCTCTAATATAGCCTGTGGCGTCCAGCAACTGTTGTATGAATTCCGACGGAGACAGCAATTCTTTCATAGCCATAAGCTGTACCATAGCATCGGCAAAAGGCTTTATTCTGTTCTTAACCCTGGATGATATTTCATCTATCTGATCTATATTCCATATTATATCGAAAAGCGACTGTCCACTTTTTTGTGCCAAATCCTCCATAGCACGCACTGTAGCATCGCCTATGCCGCGCTTGGGTTCATTTATTATGCGTCTCAAGCTGACACTATCCATCGGGTTGGCTATAACGCGCAGATAGGCTATGATATCCTTTATCTCCTTTCGGTCGTAGAAACGCAGGCCGCCTATTACTTTATACGGTATGCCGGCATAAACCATATTTTCTTCTATAGCCCTGGATTGGGCATTCATGCGGTATAATACTGCAAAATCGCCATAGCGGCGCCCGTCATTCTGCACGCCTTCCAGTATACGGTGGCATATAAATTGAGCCTCGTCATGTTCGTTATAGGCCGCATAGCATCTTATACGCTCTCCCGGTTTATTGGCAGTCCATAGTTTTTTGCCTTTGCGTCCTCTGTTATTCCCTATAACGTTGTTGGCCGCATCGAGTATATTCTGCGTGGAGCGGTAATTCTGCTCCAGCTTTATCACCTTAGCATCCGGAAAATCCTTCTCGAACTCTAATATATTGCGTATATCAGCGCCACGCCAGCCATATATGCTCTGATCATCATCGCCCACGACACACAAATTTTTATAACGGCGCGACAACATCTGCACCATCATATATTGAGCATAATTGGTATCCTGGTATTCATCCACCAGTATATACTTAAACTTTTGCTGATAAAAATCCAGTACATCCGGACGCAATTGAAATAACTCTATGGTCTTCATTATGAGGTCATCGAAATCCAACGCATTATTGCTTTGAAGTTTTTTTTGATAGAGGGCGTAGAGCTGGGCTATCTTGTCGGCTCTAAAATCGCCGCCGAAATATTTAAGGTAATCGGCCGGCCCTATCAGGTTATTCTTGGCGTTGCTTATCTTTGCCTTTATATCCCTATCGGAAAAATATTTGTCGTTAAGGGCCATTTCCTTTACACATTCTTTTATCAAAGTAGATTGATCACCATCATCAAATATGGTAAAGTTACGCTCATAACCTATCTTATCTATCTCACGCCTCAATATGTGGGCACAGCACGAATGGAAGGTGCTTATCCATATATCCTTCGATATAACGCCAACCAGTCCTGCCACCCTCTGTTTCATTTCATCCGCGGCCTTATTGGTAAATGTTATAGCAAGTATATTCCATGGCGATACGCCTTTATCGTTTATGAGATGGGCTATCCGATAGGTCAATACCCTCGTCTTTCCGCTGCCGGCACCAGCCAGCACCAAGAGCGGTCCTTCTGTATAAAGCACCGCTTTTTGCTGCTGTTCATTCAACTGCTTCAAGTGATCCATCAAGCATCGCCATCCTGTCCGGACTTCAATCGATCCAATATGAGCTGATATCCTCCGGCACCGTATTCCAGGCATCGGTTGACGCGGCTTATAGTAGCAGTGCTGGCTCCTGTCCGCTCAGCTATCTCATTATACGTTTCTCCATTTCTCAGCATCTCGGCAACCTCTAAACGCTGGGCCAACGATTTTATTTCATTGATAGTGCACAGATCTTCAAAAAACCGATAACATTCATCGATATCCTTCAATCGAAGTATAGCCTCAAACAGGCGATCAACAGTCGAATTCTTTATTTTAGATTCATAAACCACAGCCATCACCTCACGTAATTTTCCAGCACGCCTATACCCTCTATTTCTACTTCTACTACATCGCCGGGTTTTATGGGTGAAATGCCTGAAGGCGTACCTGTAGCTATCACGTCACCCGGCAGCAACGTCATGACCTTGGATATGAAGCTGACCAATTCCTCCACATTATGCAGCAAAAATGACGTATTGCTGCTCTGCTTGACCTCTCCGTTGACCCTGACTTCCAAATCCAGATAATGAGCATCTAGCCCTCTCGCTATCCACGGCCCCATCGGCGCAAATGTATCGAAAGATTTGGCCCTGGTCCATTGACCATCTATTGACTGCAGATCCCTTGCCGTTACATCATTAAAACAAGTAAATCCGAATATATAGTCATTGGCATCCTCTTCTTCAACGTCTTTACATCGTCTACCTATGACCACCGCCAACTCACCCTCATAATCCACCCTCTGCGACATAGCCGGGCATACTATATAATCCTTATGCCCTATAACGGCTGTCGACGGCTTTATAAAGAGCACTGGATCTTTCCTGGCTTCCTCAGTCATCTCGCTTATATGGTCGGCATAATTCAAGCCTACAGCTACTATTTTGCTCGGCATGCACGGTGCCAAGAGCCTTACTTCGTCGAGCGCGAAACGCTGCGTGGTAATCTCATAGCTGTTAAATACATCGCCTTTTATACGACGCACCGTATCGCCATCGGCTATGCCGTAAGATACGAGATCGTCTTTCGCAAATCGCACTACCCTCATCTTACACCTCCTCATCTATCTAACATTGTGGTAAACCGCGCTCATCGATGTCACGGTTTGCGCTGCAACAACGCTTTGGCCTCGTAAGCTATATCATCCGGCGTAAGCTTATATAGTTTGAGCAAATCATCGGGTTTACCCGATTGACCGAATTGGTCATACAGACCCATGCGTTTCATTATTGTAGGCCTGTATTCCGAAAGCACTTCCGCTACAGCACTACCCAGACCACCGTTTACCACATGTTCCTCTACTGTAAGTACAGCTCCAGTTTCTTCGGCAGCTTTTACAATTATGTCCTTATCTATCGGCTTTATGGTATGAATATCTATCACTCTGGCGTTTATGCCCTCCTGGCTCAATTTTTGCCTTGCCTCGAGAGCGCTGCCTACCATCATACCGGTAGCAATAATAGCAATATCATTACCCGGAGCTGTCTCTACACCTTTGCCCATCTCGAATACATAATTAGCCTTATCGTATATGACTGGAACGGCCAAACGGCCAAATCTAAGATATACCGGACCATCGTATTCAATGGCTGCTTTTACGGCAGCGCGACTCTCCACAGCATCCGCCGGACTTATGACGACCATATTGGGAACGGCTCTCATAAGCGCTATATCCTCTACGGCCTGATGTGAGCCGCCGTCCTCACCCACCGTTATTCCTGCATGGGTAGCGCCTATCTTGACATTAAGCCTGGGATAGGCTATAGAGTTGCGCACCTGCTCGAAAGCGCGTCCAGCGGCGAATATGGCGAAAGTGCTGGCAAATACTATTTTGCCTGTGGTAGCTATACCGGCAGCCGTAGCCATCATATCGCTCTCGGATATTCCCATATTTATAAACCTTTCGGGAAATTTCTTCTTAAATTCCTCGGTTTTAGTAGATTTAGACAAATCGGCGTCCAGCACGATTATATTTTCATATTGTGCTCCGAACTCAGCCAGCGCCAAGCCATAAGCCTCTCTCGTAGCTATTTTATCAGACATTTACCTCTACCCCCAGTTCTTTCAGAGCTTGTTCCTTTTGTTGCGCATTAGGCGCTATGCCATGCCATCCAGCCTGACATTCCATGAAGGATACACCCTTGCCTTTGACGGTTTCGGCTATTATTACCGTAGGTTTACCTTTGGTAGCTTTAGCCTGTTCTACAGCTTCTAATATCTCATTCATATCGTGACCATTTATACACAATACATTCCAACCAAATGCCTTAAACTTCTCATCCACCGGCTCGGGCGATTTAACATCAGTGATAAATCCGTCTATCTGCAGATGGTTATGGTCCACAAACGCCGTGAGGTTATCCAGCTTATAGTGAGCCGCTGTCATGGCCGCTTCCCATACCTCACCCTCCTCTAATTCGCCATCGCCTAAAAGAGCATATACGCGGTAATCTTTTTTATCTATCTTACCCGCCAACGCCATCCCGTTGGCCGCCGATATACCTTGCCCCAATGAACCAGTCGACATATCCACGCCAGGTGTGCGTTTCATATCGGGATGACCCTGCAATATCGAGCCTGCCTGCCGCAATGTCCACAGGTGATCCCTCGAAAAATAACCCTTATGCGCCAACACTGCATACAGAGCCGGAGCAGCGTGCCCCTTGGATAACACAAATCGATCGCGATCCGGCCATTTCGGTTGGTCAGGCCGCACGTTCATCACTTCAAAATATAACGCCACCAATATATCGGCTGCCGACAGTGAACCGCCGGTATGGCCCGAATTAGCCGATGCCAATGAGCAGATGATGTCCGCTCTTACCTGCTTAGCTTTTTCTTCCAGAAACTCAATTTTATTCTGTTGCATACTTCTCCTCCTATGTAATGTAATATCTAAAAGCCTTCACCGTGCACCTCGCGGGCATCGGTTATTATAAGAAAGGCTTTGTTATCTATAGCTGTTATGATTTCTTTAAGCCTTATAACCTCGGTGCGGCTGACCACACAGAGTATGACATCTTTCTTCCTTTGGGTATAAGCACCTCGTCCCTCTAACAGTGTAACACCTCTGTCGATATCATGCAATATGACTTTGGATATTTCGTCCGCTTTATCCGATACAACTATGAAGGCTTTGGCACTGCCCAAGCCTTCTTGAATGAGGTCTATAACATATGAACTGATAAAAAGCGCTATTATCGCATAAAGCGCTTGCTCCGGTCCAAATACCGCACCTGCAAACGTCACTACGGCGGTATCTATCATAAACAGCAACCAACCCATGGTAATATAAGGCATAAATTTATGTACTATTTTGGCCGCCAGATCGGTTCCTCCCGTAGTGGCATCCGAACGAAATACTATGCCAAGACCTATGCCCATAATTATACCGCCGTATACCGCTGCCAATATCTCATTATGTGTCAACGGCTGCAATTTTATAGCGTCTATGAAAAACGAGAGCAATACCGTAGCTATAAGCGTCTTAAATCCAAAACCGGCGCCATGTACCTTTACACCGGCCAAAAACAGCGGTATGTTTAATACCAACATGGTGGTCCCAACAGGAAATTTAAATAAGTAGTATAAAAC encodes:
- a CDS encoding YerC/YecD family TrpR-related protein, with the translated sequence MAVVYESKIKNSTVDRLFEAILRLKDIDECYRFFEDLCTINEIKSLAQRLEVAEMLRNGETYNEIAERTGASTATISRVNRCLEYGAGGYQLILDRLKSGQDGDA
- a CDS encoding transketolase encodes the protein MQQNKIEFLEEKAKQVRADIICSLASANSGHTGGSLSAADILVALYFEVMNVRPDQPKWPDRDRFVLSKGHAAPALYAVLAHKGYFSRDHLWTLRQAGSILQGHPDMKRTPGVDMSTGSLGQGISAANGMALAGKIDKKDYRVYALLGDGELEEGEVWEAAMTAAHYKLDNLTAFVDHNHLQIDGFITDVKSPEPVDEKFKAFGWNVLCINGHDMNEILEAVEQAKATKGKPTVIIAETVKGKGVSFMECQAGWHGIAPNAQQKEQALKELGVEVNV
- the ligA gene encoding NAD-dependent DNA ligase LigA, encoding MAVTEDVIQRVNELRQIIEHHNYMYYVLDSPEISDAEYDALMRELEQLESKYPEIITPDSPTQRVGGQVSGQFQPVVHSVPLLSLNDVFSESEIRDFDRRVRAALNEDVQYVLEVKIDGLSVALTYQDGLFIRGATRGDGFVGEDVTANLRTIRSIPLRLKMPINVEVRGEVFMPKKYFYKLNEQREKDGLPLFANPRNAAAGSVRQLDPAITAQRHLDIFVFNLQRIEGYAFETHVESLMFLKEQGFKIMPYLIPCDTIDEAIEQCRLWEGKRYELPYEIDGLVIKVNSLRQREILGNTSKTPRWAVAYKFPAERKESIIKHIVVQVGRTGVLTPTAVLEPVRLAGTTVSRATLHNEDYIKEKDIRIGDHVLVQKAGDIIPEVVSVIKEKRTGDERIFEMPDKCPVCGADAVRIDGEAARRCTGVSCPAQVERGLIHFASRDAMDIEGLGPAVVRQLLNKKLIRDEADIYYLKYEDLVKLERMGPKSAQNLINAIQASKDRGLARLLYALGIPLVGTRAASILAERFGDIYELMKADQAQLTAIPEIGPKIAESVVTFFKQEQTKDLIKRLETAGVRLTADKKQKGNAPLAGLTFVLTGTLSKYTREQATEIIEGLGGKVTGSVSKKTDYVIAGDGPGSKLDKALQLGVKVIDENEFEWLIGQE
- a CDS encoding transketolase family protein, whose translation is MSDKIATREAYGLALAEFGAQYENIIVLDADLSKSTKTEEFKKKFPERFINMGISESDMMATAAGIATTGKIVFASTFAIFAAGRAFEQVRNSIAYPRLNVKIGATHAGITVGEDGGSHQAVEDIALMRAVPNMVVISPADAVESRAAVKAAIEYDGPVYLRFGRLAVPVIYDKANYVFEMGKGVETAPGNDIAIIATGMMVGSALEARQKLSQEGINARVIDIHTIKPIDKDIIVKAAEETGAVLTVEEHVVNGGLGSAVAEVLSEYRPTIMKRMGLYDQFGQSGKPDDLLKLYKLTPDDIAYEAKALLQRKP
- the pcrA gene encoding DNA helicase PcrA; this translates as MDHLKQLNEQQQKAVLYTEGPLLVLAGAGSGKTRVLTYRIAHLINDKGVSPWNILAITFTNKAADEMKQRVAGLVGVISKDIWISTFHSCCAHILRREIDKIGYERNFTIFDDGDQSTLIKECVKEMALNDKYFSDRDIKAKISNAKNNLIGPADYLKYFGGDFRADKIAQLYALYQKKLQSNNALDFDDLIMKTIELFQLRPDVLDFYQQKFKYILVDEYQDTNYAQYMMVQMLSRRYKNLCVVGDDDQSIYGWRGADIRNILEFEKDFPDAKVIKLEQNYRSTQNILDAANNVIGNNRGRKGKKLWTANKPGERIRCYAAYNEHDEAQFICHRILEGVQNDGRRYGDFAVLYRMNAQSRAIEENMVYAGIPYKVIGGLRFYDRKEIKDIIAYLRVIANPMDSVSLRRIINEPKRGIGDATVRAMEDLAQKSGQSLFDIIWNIDQIDEISSRVKNRIKPFADAMVQLMAMKELLSPSEFIQQLLDATGYIRALEAEDTDEAKARIDNIGQLVSAVKEFENSADEPTLEAFLENVALISGTDELSEDGDAVVLMTIHGAKGLEFPVVFISGMEEGLFPSGRAFNEESQMEEERRLCYVAITRARQQLYMTYARQRMIFGNIMDGIPSRFLDEIPQELLEGVGQAIEGKDSIAVTKIHDRSDADAKVFYKLGEKIKHPRFGVGTIVEVKGSGEDIELKVAFPKGGVKQLLVKYAPIEPI
- a CDS encoding YitT family protein → MWRKYRDVFYDYLGIILGTLIVALSFNLFFVPNKIAPGGVGGIATVLYYLFKFPVGTTMLVLNIPLFLAGVKVHGAGFGFKTLIATVLLSFFIDAIKLQPLTHNEILAAVYGGIIMGIGLGIVFRSDATTGGTDLAAKIVHKFMPYITMGWLLFMIDTAVVTFAGAVFGPEQALYAIIALFISSYVIDLIQEGLGSAKAFIVVSDKADEISKVILHDIDRGVTLLEGRGAYTQRKKDVILCVVSRTEVIRLKEIITAIDNKAFLIITDAREVHGEGF
- a CDS encoding spore germination protein, translating into MHLSTIYHRLKDFVLGKDPDDNIASADGSYHGIKLDKKLDKNVKMMQTILKDCDDIVYRSFRIAGKMKAELVFLDGLVNTDFIDNYIIKPLTLESRMADIEIEGADDAFCYAKEAVISAASVREGDDMDGIVFNIMSGSTVIFIDGIARCVIVEVKGWEHRQVSDPAVEPTVRGPKDAFTETLRINTMLVRRYIRDPRLKLKTYHIGRRSKTDVAVMYIESIVNVNVLDELNKRLDGIDVDSVVGSALIEHLIEDDWISPFPQIQTTERPDKAAAALMGGKVCIAVDNTPFVLLLPTTLNSFMQAPDDYYQRWLISSLIRFTRFIGTIVALLLPSLYIAMLSYHPEMIPTSLALSMAAGREGLPFPAFIEAFIMEGSLELLREAGMRLPGAMGQTIGVVGAIIIGQAAVGANIVSPAMVVVVALTAIANFAIPSYDLAISFRILRFILMILATTLGLYGIILTVMMIVSHLSILKSFGIPYMAPWIPLNLRDLKDSIIRAPWVSMRTRESYLHLQDEQRMNKDKTSDVVYREKVVKH
- a CDS encoding fumarylacetoacetate hydrolase family protein, translating into MRVVRFAKDDLVSYGIADGDTVRRIKGDVFNSYEITTQRFALDEVRLLAPCMPSKIVAVGLNYADHISEMTEEARKDPVLFIKPSTAVIGHKDYIVCPAMSQRVDYEGELAVVIGRRCKDVEEEDANDYIFGFTCFNDVTARDLQSIDGQWTRAKSFDTFAPMGPWIARGLDAHYLDLEVRVNGEVKQSSNTSFLLHNVEELVSFISKVMTLLPGDVIATGTPSGISPIKPGDVVEVEIEGIGVLENYVR